A single Triticum dicoccoides isolate Atlit2015 ecotype Zavitan chromosome 2A, WEW_v2.0, whole genome shotgun sequence DNA region contains:
- the LOC119354650 gene encoding probable tetraacyldisaccharide 4'-kinase, mitochondrial isoform X2 — MATEKARQLLARLAATPDAAVPNLPFLHRALLLPLLSAASALLRLPVILSSSPLRSRRTLPVPVISVGNLTWGGNGKTPMVDFLARRFHSMGISPLILTRGYAGGDESKMLRRRLADTSTKIGVGANRAAVGSSMLQKYGHVDPCDAFRREKLGCNRVASGKSAKIGVAILDDGMQHRSLLRDVEIVMVNGLTPWGNTHFIPRGPMREPLSALTRADIVVIHHADLACEAQLETIARTVQDSGTTCSVFFSKLAPSHIFEVHQPLQKISLNVLGGMIVLCVSAIGCPDAFIHTVREDLELIQERVRQLVDQHNKETVVLVTEKDYDRDPDVLRMLGVKVWVLSSSLQIMALKEQGEDELLRKLKDIITATRHVVQP, encoded by the exons ATGGCGACGGAGAAGGCGCGGCAGCTCCTGGCCCGCCTCGCCGCCACCCCGGACGCCGCCGTTCCTAACCTCCCCTTCCTCCACCGCgcactcctcctccctctcctctccgccgcctccgccctccTACGCCTCCCCGTCATCCTCTCCTCCTCTCCGCTACGCTCGCGACGGACCCTACCGGTCCCCGTCATCAGCGTAGGAAACCTCACCTGGGGCGGCAACGGAAAGACACCCATGGTCGACTTCCTGGCCCGCAGGTTTCACAGTATGGGCATCTCGCCACTCATCCTAACAAGG GGTTATGCGGGTGGCGATGAATCTAAGATGCTCCGGAGGCGCCTTGCTGATACTTCCACCAAGATTGGTGTTGGCGCAAACCGGGCTGCCGTGGGTTCTTCCATGTTGCAAAAGTATGGCCATGTCGATCCTTGTGATGCCTTCCGCCGGGAGAAGTTAGGGTGCAACCGGGTGGCAAGCGGTAAAAGTGCGAAAATTGGAGTCGCTATACTGGATGACGGAATGCAG CACCGGAGTCTGCTTCGAGATGTGGAGATTGTGATGGTCAATGGGTTGACACCTTGGGGAAATACTCATTTCATTCCACGAGGACCCATGAGGGAACCGTTGAGCGCACTTACTCGAGCTGATATAGTGGTTATTCATCATGCGGATCTG GCTTGTGAAGCGCAGCTGGAAACAATTGCACGTACAGTCCAGGATAGTGGCACAACATGTTCAGTGTTCTTTAGTAAATTGGCCCCATCACATATTTTCGAGGTTCATCAACCATTACAGAAAATATCTCTTAATGTGTTGGGTGGCATGATTGTGCTATGTGTTTCTGCGATTGGCTGCCCAGATGCTTTCATACATACAGTCAGAGAG GACCTAGAATTAATCCAAGAAAgagtgaggcagcttgtggatcaACATAACAAAGAGACCGTAGTCTTAGTTACTGAGAAG GATTACGACCGTGATCCAGATGTCCTTAGAATGTTGGGCGTGAAGGTTTGGGTTCTGTCTTCTTCTTTGCAAATTATGGCCCTCAAGGAACAAGGAGAAGATGAATTGCTGAGGAAATTAAAAGACATTATCACAGCAACTAGGCATGTGGTCCAGCCATGA
- the LOC119354650 gene encoding probable tetraacyldisaccharide 4'-kinase, mitochondrial isoform X1, with protein sequence MATEKARQLLARLAATPDAAVPNLPFLHRALLLPLLSAASALLRLPVILSSSPLRSRRTLPVPVISVGNLTWGGNGKTPMVDFLARRFHSMGISPLILTRGYAGGDESKMLRRRLADTSTKIGVGANRAAVGSSMLQKYGHVDPCDAFRREKLGCNRVASGKSAKIGVAILDDGMQHRSLLRDVEIVMVNGLTPWGNTHFIPRGPMREPLSALTRADIVVIHHADLACEAQLETIARTVQDSGTTCSVFFSKLAPSHIFEVHQPLQKISLNVLGGMIVLCVSAIGCPDAFIHTVREIGPLNVDRLDFSDHHFFNDYDLELIQERVRQLVDQHNKETVVLVTEKDYDRDPDVLRMLGVKVWVLSSSLQIMALKEQGEDELLRKLKDIITATRHVVQP encoded by the exons ATGGCGACGGAGAAGGCGCGGCAGCTCCTGGCCCGCCTCGCCGCCACCCCGGACGCCGCCGTTCCTAACCTCCCCTTCCTCCACCGCgcactcctcctccctctcctctccgccgcctccgccctccTACGCCTCCCCGTCATCCTCTCCTCCTCTCCGCTACGCTCGCGACGGACCCTACCGGTCCCCGTCATCAGCGTAGGAAACCTCACCTGGGGCGGCAACGGAAAGACACCCATGGTCGACTTCCTGGCCCGCAGGTTTCACAGTATGGGCATCTCGCCACTCATCCTAACAAGG GGTTATGCGGGTGGCGATGAATCTAAGATGCTCCGGAGGCGCCTTGCTGATACTTCCACCAAGATTGGTGTTGGCGCAAACCGGGCTGCCGTGGGTTCTTCCATGTTGCAAAAGTATGGCCATGTCGATCCTTGTGATGCCTTCCGCCGGGAGAAGTTAGGGTGCAACCGGGTGGCAAGCGGTAAAAGTGCGAAAATTGGAGTCGCTATACTGGATGACGGAATGCAG CACCGGAGTCTGCTTCGAGATGTGGAGATTGTGATGGTCAATGGGTTGACACCTTGGGGAAATACTCATTTCATTCCACGAGGACCCATGAGGGAACCGTTGAGCGCACTTACTCGAGCTGATATAGTGGTTATTCATCATGCGGATCTG GCTTGTGAAGCGCAGCTGGAAACAATTGCACGTACAGTCCAGGATAGTGGCACAACATGTTCAGTGTTCTTTAGTAAATTGGCCCCATCACATATTTTCGAGGTTCATCAACCATTACAGAAAATATCTCTTAATGTGTTGGGTGGCATGATTGTGCTATGTGTTTCTGCGATTGGCTGCCCAGATGCTTTCATACATACAGTCAGAGAG ATTGGTCCACTTAATGTTGATAGGTTGGATTTCAGTGATCATCATTTCTTCAATGATTAT GACCTAGAATTAATCCAAGAAAgagtgaggcagcttgtggatcaACATAACAAAGAGACCGTAGTCTTAGTTACTGAGAAG GATTACGACCGTGATCCAGATGTCCTTAGAATGTTGGGCGTGAAGGTTTGGGTTCTGTCTTCTTCTTTGCAAATTATGGCCCTCAAGGAACAAGGAGAAGATGAATTGCTGAGGAAATTAAAAGACATTATCACAGCAACTAGGCATGTGGTCCAGCCATGA